AGCCGAGGCCAAGGCGCTCGCTGAAGCCCGGGCGCGCGCCGAGCGGATCGAGTGCGAGCGGCGCAGCGAGGCCCGCCGCTACGAGCAGCGCCTCGCCGAGCGCGATCGCCAGCTGGCGGCGCTGCGCGAGGCGCTGGCACGCAGCGAGGAAGAGGGGCGGCGGCAGAGGACCGCGATCTCCGCCACACCGACCGAGGAAGACGCACACCGCATTGCCGCCGTCGAGGCCGAACTCGCGGCAGCACGGCAAGCTCACGAGGCAACGGCCGAGGAGGCGCGACGCCTACGCCGCCGGCAGCGCTCGAGCGAAGACGAGATCGCCCGACTGACGGCGGCGCTCGGGGAGCAACAGGCCGCAGCCGCCGCGCTCGAAAGGCTACTGCCGGGGGACACGGCCGATGACTGCCCCGCTGGCTGCCCGGCCGGCAGGGACTGCAAGGACTGCGTCGACCTGCGCGGGCGGCGCATCCTCTGCATCGGCGGGCGGGGCACGCTGGCCGAGCACTATCGCGACCTGGTCGCCCGCTGCAACGGCGAGCTGGTGCGTCACGACGGCGGCCTCGAAGACAGCCATCACCGCCTGGAGTCGATGATGGCCGCCGCCGACGCGATCGTCTGCCCGGCCGACTTCGTCAGTCACAACGCCTACCAGCGGGCCAAACGCTTCTGCAAGCGCTACGCGAAGCCGTGCATCCTGATGCGCAGCTCGGGAATCGCGAGCTTCGCCCGGGCGCTCGAGCAGCTCGCGGCATGAACGCGGGAAGACCCGGGCACGCCGGCTGTGATGATCCCCGAACCCGGCGAACCAAGCACGGGATATCGGCTACGCGGCGCCCGCCTTACACGACGGCGCCGGACGAATCTTCGTCGGCCGCCCGCCCGCCGCGGCGCACCCACTGCCAGGCAGCCTCAGCGGTCAGAGGCCGGCCGAACAGATAGCCCTGGACGGCATCGCAGCCCATTTGCGCCAGCCATTCGCTTTGCGCCTCGTTCTCGACCCCTTCGGCCACGACCTCGACGCCCAGGACGTGGGCCATGGCAATGATGGCCGAGGCGATCTCGCGGTCATCGCTCTCGAGCACCAGGTTCTGTACGAAGCCGCGATCCATCTTGAGCTGCGCGACATGGAAGCGTTTTAGGTGTGACAGTGACGAGCAGCCGGAACCGAAGTCGTCGATCACCAGCTCAACGCCCAGTGATTCGAGTTCACCCAATGCCGCGAGCGCCTCTTGACCCTGGGCCAGAAAGCAGCCCTCCGTCAGCTCGAGCTGGAGCCTGTCGGCCGGGATTCCAGTGTCGCGCAATGCCCCCTCGATCTGGCGACATACCTCGCGATAGCGCAATTGCCGCCCCGACAGGTTGACCGCCATCTTGAAGGGTACGCAGCCAGCATCGAGCCATTGCCGCACCTGGTTGCAGGCCGTGCGGAGAATCCATTCGCCGACCGGTAGGATCAAGCCGGTCTCCTCGCAGATCGGAATGAACTCCAACGGTCGCATCAGGGGCGCACCGGCCGGCTGCCAGCGCACCAGCGCCTCGAGGCCGAGGACCCGCCCGTCGTCGACCGATACGATCGGTTGATAGTGGAGCAGGAATTCTTCGCGCTCCAGGGCGCGACGCAACCTGGTCTCGAGATCGAGACGCCGATTCGCCCGTTGGGTGAGCACCCTGGTATAGAAACGATAGGTGTTGCGTCCTTGCTCCTTGGCCTGGTACATGGCCGCATCGGCATGTTGGATCAGCGCCGTGACATCGGCTGCGTCGTCCGGGTAGAGACTCACCCCGATGCTCGCACCGATATAGACCTCGTGTCCCGTGGCCAACACGAACGGCCCCTCGAGCACCTGCAACAGGCTCCGGGCGACGGTACCCAGATCCTCCGGCCGGGTCAGGGAATCGACGACCAGCAGGAACTCGTCGCCGCCGAGACGCGCCAGCGTGTCCTCCTCGCGAAGTCGCTGCCCGAGCCGCACGG
This portion of the Thioflavicoccus mobilis 8321 genome encodes:
- a CDS encoding DUF2325 domain-containing protein translates to MPFKHPALARGLPDAPLPALPTTAQTGTARKKSALKLWDVDHKYHCPIVGTCLHVDELRRLLEKVEDQRLRQLSDYQVHVAFVGAADTKNALSLATQKLLDRRFATSIRRFARAKTAREVTRLWHEAVAAGEVSGPFWALMSHPKADTETRALAYEEVHMLSHQIGAGLRAEAKALAEARARAERIECERRSEARRYEQRLAERDRQLAALREALARSEEEGRRQRTAISATPTEEDAHRIAAVEAELAAARQAHEATAEEARRLRRRQRSSEDEIARLTAALGEQQAAAAALERLLPGDTADDCPAGCPAGRDCKDCVDLRGRRILCIGGRGTLAEHYRDLVARCNGELVRHDGGLEDSHHRLESMMAAADAIVCPADFVSHNAYQRAKRFCKRYAKPCILMRSSGIASFARALEQLAA